TCCGCGCTCGCTACGGCGTGCATCTGGGCGCCACCCTGGCAAGCAGCCAGGAGCAAAGGGAGCACGTCTTTTACCGGTCGCACACCCAGACAAGGTGCTCTATCATGCACCCTCGAACTGTAAGAGCTGTGGACGCGATCTCAGGGACGCAGACATCATCGACACTGAGGCCCGCCAGGTCTTTGACCTGCCTCCTATGGCACCTGAGGTGATCGAGCACCGGGTACAAAGGCGTCGCTGTAGGTGTGGAACCTTGAGCGTCGCTAGCTTTCCCCCAGAGGCTAAGGCGCCTACCTGTTATGGACCT
The Ferrimicrobium acidiphilum DSM 19497 genome window above contains:
- a CDS encoding DUF6444 domain-containing protein, encoding MRDYEAFKAEVIEKLKTRIAELVDQDRLIAELRCEVAELKGRLNTNSHNSSKPPSSDGYVKPAPRSLRRASGRHPGKQPGAKGARLLPVAHPDKVLYHAPSNCKSCGRDLRDADIIDTEARQVFDLPPMAPEVIEHRVQRRRCRCGTLSVASFPPEAKAPTCYGP